The following coding sequences lie in one Metopolophium dirhodum isolate CAU chromosome 5, ASM1992520v1, whole genome shotgun sequence genomic window:
- the LOC132944446 gene encoding ankyrin-3-like isoform X16, whose translation MVTETGQAEGNTSSFLRAARSGNLDKVIEHLKNKIDINTSNSNGLNALHLASKDGHLEIVKELLKRGANVNSATKKGNTALHIASLAGQYDVVVTLVEHGALVNVQSQNGFTPLYMAAQENHDRVVKYLLANGANQNLATEDGFTPCAVAMQQGHEKVVTVLLENDTKGKVRLPALHIAAKKDDCKAADLLLQNDHNPDVTSKSGFTPLHIASHYGNDGIAKLLLAKGADVNYSAKHNITPLHVAAKWGKSNMVSLLLESGANIEAKTRDGLTALHCAARSGHDQVIDMLLQRNAPISSKTKNGLAALHMAAQGDHVEAAKVLLSNNAPVDDVTVDYLTGLHVAAHCGHIRVAKLLLEKHADPDARALNGFTPLHIACKKNRIKVVELLLKYNASLEATTESGLTPLHVASFMGCMNIVIFLLQHEANPDLPTVRGETPLHLAARANQTDIIRILLRNGAQVDARAREKQTPLHIASRLGNVDIVMLLLAHGAAVDSTTKDLYTALHIASKEGQEEVASVLLENEASVTATTKKGFTPLHLASKYGNIKVTKLLLQKQAPVDAQGKNGVTPLHVASHYDNQAVALMLLDKQASPHATAKNGHTPLHIAAKKNQMDIAVTLLDYGAKANAESKAGFTPLHLSSQEGNVEMTTLLLNHNADPNYKSKNGLTPMHLAAQEDKHKVAVVLDNYHADINPETKAGFTPLHVACHFGQLNMVRFITARQGVNINATTASGYTPLHQAAQQGHSTIVSHLLDKGADPDLLTSQGQTALSISQKLGYISVVEALKNVTKAVPSSTSDEKYKVISPETMQETFMSDSEDEGGEETMINEQSYRYLTGEEMKGFGDESAPIDVTRDERCDVNTVPPTSIDEAISPQTVYDSYSGPVDNVDIVKYPPHVGRLQWKTFLVSFLVDARGGAMRGCRHSGVRVIVPPRRASMPTRVTCRYLRREKLVHPPPLMEGESLASRILELGPVGAKFLGPVMIEVPNFGSLRGSEREIVVLRSENGETWREHTVEVTDEVVKDILGANFDKEDRDPWHSGNRLTRIVTTEFPHYFAIVSRVKQEVHAIGPEGGMVSSTVVPQVQAVFPQGALTKRIKVGLQVNLFKPRRNVASTCLKKISVNHVPKKKRFSLMW comes from the exons ATGGTCACCGAAACCGGACAA gcGGAGGGGAATACCTCTTCGTTTTTAAGAGCGGCACGATCCGGGAACCTTGATAAAGTCATTGAACacttgaaaaacaaaatcgatataAATACATCTAACTCT AACGGTTTGAATGCTCTGCATTTGGCTTCAAAAGACGGGCATTTGGAAATTGTAAAAGAGTTATTGAAAAGGGGCGCTAACGTAAACTCGGCAACAAAAAAAGGAAATACTGCACTTCATATTGCTTCTCTtg cGGGGCAATATGATGTGGTGGTCACCCTTGTGGAACATGGCGCATTGGTGAATGTGCAAAGTCAAAATGGTTTCACCCCTTTGTATATGGCTGCGCAAGAAAATCACGACAGAGTTGTTAAGTATTTGTTAGCAAATGGGGCCAATCAAAATCTGGCAACTGAG GATGGATTTACACCATGCGCTGTTGCAATGCAACAAGGTCATGAAAAGGTAGTAACGGTGTTATTAGAAAATGATACCAAAGGTAAAGTGCGTCTCCCTGCATTGCATATTGCAGCAAAAAAAGACGATTGCAAGGCCGCAGATTTACTCCttcaa AATGATCATAATCCAGACGTAACATCTAAAAGTGGATTTACTCCATTACATATTGCTTCACATTATGGAAACGACGGTATTGCTAAACTTCTCCTTGCTAAAGGCGCTGACGTCAACTACTCTGCTAAA CATAACATAACTCCATTACACGTAGCAGCGAAATGGGGTAAAAGCAACATGGTATCTTTGTTACTCGAAAGCGGTGCAAATATTGAAGCTAAAACTAGAGATGGTTTAACAGCTTTACATTGCGCTGCAAGATCCGGACACGACCAAGTTATTGACATGCTTTTACAAAGAAATGCTCCAATCAGTTCAAAGACCAAG AACGGTTTGGCGGCATTGCACATGGCGGCCCAAGGAGATCACGTCGAAGCCGCTAAAGTGCTATTGTCCAACAACGCTCCGGTCGACGACGTGACCGTTGATTATTTGACCGGTCTTCACGTGGCCGCCCACTGTGGACACATCCGGGTGGCCAAACTCTTGTTGGAGAAACACGCGGATCCCGATGCCAGGGCGTTGAACGGTTTTACGCCGTTGCACATCGCGTGCAAGAAGAACCGCATCAAAGTTGTGGAGCTGCTACTCAAGTACAACGCGAGCTTGGAGGCGACTACGGAA tCCGGTCTCACTCCATTGCACGTCGCCAGTTTCATGGGCTGCATGAACATTGTGATATTCCTGTTGCAACACGAGGCCAACCCGGACCTGCCGACGGTGAGAGGAGAGACGCCATTGCATCTGGCTGCCAGGGCCAATCAGACAGACATCATACGGATATTGCTCCGCAACGGAGCTCAAGTGGACGCCAGGGCTAGA GAGAAACAAACGCCGCTTCACATAGCTTCCAGATTGGGTAACGTGGACATCGTAATGTTGCTGTTAGCTCACGGCGCGGCAGTCGATTCGACCACGAAAGATCTATACACCGCTCTACATATTGCCTCTAAAGAGGGCCAGGAGGAG GTTGCATCAGTGTTGTTGGAGAATGAAGCCTCGGTGACAGCAACCACTAAAAAAGGGTTTACCCCACTACATTTGGCATCAAAGTACGGCAACATTAAAGTCACCAAGTTGCTGTTACAAAAACAAGCTCCAGTTGATGCGCAAGGAAAG AACGGCGTAACACCATTACACGTAGCAAGTCATTATGACAATCAAGCAGTTGCATTAATGTTACTTGACAAACAAGCATCTCCTCATGCCACAGCAAAGAATGGCCACACGCCTCTTCATATAGCAGCAAAAAAGAATCAG ATGGATATTGCCGTTACTTTGTTAGACTACGGAGCAAAAGCAAACGCCGAGTCAAAAGCAGGATTTACTCCTCTTCATCTTAGTTCTCAGGAAGGTAATGTTGAGATGACTACTTTACTTTTGAACCACAACGCAGATCCTAATTATAAATCAAAG aACGGTTTAACACCAATGCATCTTGCCGCACAAGAAGATAAACATAAAGTAGCCGTTGTGTTGGATAATTACCATGCAGATATTAATCCGGAaactaaa gctGGATTTACTCCTTTGCACGTCGCTTGTCATTTCGGTCAATTAAACATGGTTCGATTCATAACCGCTCGTCAAGGAGTTAATATTAACGCGACTACAGCTTCTGGATATACACCACTTCACCAAGCAGCTCAGCAAGGCCATTCTACCATTGTAAGCCACTTATTGGATAAGGGAGCTGACCCAGATTTATTGACAAGT CAAGGACAAACGGCTCTGTCAATTTCTCAGAAATTGGGCTACATAAGTGTAGTAGAGGCTTTGAAGAATGTTACAAAAGCTGTACCTTCATCAACTTCGGACGAAAAGTACAAAGTGATTTCTCCAGAAACCATGCAAGAAACATTTATGTCGGACTCAGAAGATGAAGGTg GCGAGGAGACAATGATTAACGAACAGTCGTACAGGTATTTAACGGGAGAGGAAATGAAGGGTTTCGGCGACGAATCAGCTCCCATCGATGTCACACGGGACGAGAGGTGTGACGTGAATACTG tgcCCCCCACATCCATCGACGAAGCCATCAGTCCACAGACTGTCTATGACAGTTACAGCGGCCCCGTGGATAACGTCGACATCGTTAAATATCCTCCTCACGTTGG ACGTTTACAATGGAAAAC GTTTTTGGTGAGCTTCTTGGTGGACGCTCGCGGCGGAGCGATGCGCGGATGCCGGCACAGTGGCGTCCGCGTGATCGTACCTCCCCGACGAGCATCCATGCCCACCCGGGTGACTTGCCGATATTTAAGACGCGAAAAATTGGTGCACCCGCCACCGCTGATGGAAGGCGAGTCGTTGGCAAGCAGAATACTCGAACTAGGTCCAGTGGGGGCTAAGTTTTTGGG GCCCGTTATGATCGAAGTACCGAATTTCGGATCACTCCGTGGATCTGAAAGAGAAATCGTCGTTCTCAGGTCGGAAAATGGCGAGACGTGGAGAGAGCACACGGTTGAAGTGACCGACGAAGTCGTCAAGGACATACTCGGAGCGAATTTCGATAaagaag